One window of Myxocyprinus asiaticus isolate MX2 ecotype Aquarium Trade chromosome 6, UBuf_Myxa_2, whole genome shotgun sequence genomic DNA carries:
- the LOC127442911 gene encoding gastrula zinc finger protein XlCGF57.1-like translates to MSDPEPCRIKSEDTEELIGLMEVKEESQELNEVEEKHQNQEPHVSTTGEESSICLQTENHFSLKRTEAKKSFTCSHCGKNFSYKCHLEDHERIHSGERPFTCTQCGMSFKQIGHLKSHLKIHSGEKPFTCPQCGKSFTQKVSLKYHMNIHTGEKPFTCTQCGKSYIQKGNLKYHMKIHSGEKPFICPQCGKSFTCKGNLKNHMKIHTVEKPFTCPQCGKSFIRKGLFKEHMKIHSGESSYTCQHCGKSFPYKGHLEEHIRIHTGEKPFTCSQCGKGFAQQGHLTFHIRIHTGEKPFTCHQCEKSFTRAQSLKFHLQFHSGEKPFNCDQCGLKFVTSSNFRRHLKTHSNERPYACSICGKSFLFAKYLNDHQIIHTGIRAHVCSECGKAFTRLKDLKRHRRIHSGEKVFTM, encoded by the exons ATGAGTGATCCAGAACCATGCAGAATAAAAagtgaagatactgaggaactaATAG gcctgatggaagtgaaagaggaaagtcaggagctgaatgaagtggaggagaaacatcagaaTCAGGAACCTCATGTTTCCACAACTGGTGAAGAATCTTCTATTTGCTTACAGACTGAGAATCATttttcactaaaaagaacagaaGCCAAGAaatctttcacctgctctcattGTGGGAAGAATTTCTCTTACAAATGTCATCTTGAGGATCATGAAAGGATTCACTCTGGAGAAAGGCCTTTCACATGCACTCAGTGTGGGATGAGTTTCAAACAGATAGGACATCTTAAGAGTCATTTAAAAATTCACTCTGGGgagaagccttttacatgccctcagtgtggaaagagtttcacacaaaaggTAAGCCTTAAGTATCACATGAacattcacactggagagaagccttttacatgcactcaatgtggaaagagttacaTACAAAAAGGAAACCTTAAGTATCATATGAAAATCCattctggagagaagcctttcatatgccctcagtgtggaaagagtttcacatgtAAAGGAAACCTTAAGAAtcacatgaaaattcacactgtagagaagccttttacatgtcctcagtgtggaaaaagtttcatacGTAAAGGATTATTTAAGGAGCATATGaaaattcactctggagagaGCAGTTATACATGTCAGCATTGTGGGAAGAGTTTCCCATATAAAGGACACCTTGAGGagcacataagaattcacactggagaaaagcctttcacgtgctctcagtgtggaaagggttttgcacAACAAGGACATCTTACGTttcacataagaattcacactggagagaaaccttttacatgccatcagtgtgaaaagagtttcacacgAGCACAAAGTCTGAAATTTCATCTGCAGTTTCACTCTGGAGAAAAGCCATTTAATTGTGATCAGTGTGGACTGAAATTCGTTACATCATCAAACTTCAGAAGACACCTAAAAACTCACTCAAATGAGAGGCCCTATGCATGTTCAATTTGTGGGAAAAGTTTTTTGTTTGCGAAGTATTTAAATGACCACCAGATAATACATACAGGTATTAGAGCTCATGTGTGCTCGGAGTGTGGAAAAGCCTTTACTAGACTTAAAGACTTGAAGCGGCATAGAAGAATCCATTCTGGAGAAAAAGTGTTCAcaatgtga